A genomic region of Nitrospira lenta contains the following coding sequences:
- a CDS encoding endonuclease domain-containing protein — MARTKQGQPGFLNLKRRLRSDMTGPEKQLWLQLRSRQLQGLKFRRQHGIGPYIVDFYCPERSLVLEIDGDSHAGTEQILKDQERDSYLNSLGLQVIRYLNGDVTNNLAGVLEDLQKQLSAHSTSPHPHLRRRGIEAEN; from the coding sequence ATGGCTAGAACCAAACAAGGACAACCCGGATTTCTAAATCTGAAGCGCCGGCTTCGCTCCGATATGACCGGACCGGAGAAGCAGTTGTGGTTACAGTTGCGATCACGCCAATTGCAGGGGCTCAAGTTCCGCCGACAACACGGCATTGGGCCGTACATCGTGGACTTCTATTGTCCGGAACGGTCGCTCGTTCTTGAAATCGACGGAGACAGTCATGCCGGCACCGAGCAAATTCTGAAGGATCAGGAACGAGACTCATACCTCAATTCCCTAGGCCTTCAAGTCATCCGTTATCTGAACGGCGACGTTACGAATAATCTGGCTGGCGTGCTTGAGGACCTGCAAAAACAACTATCGGCACACTCGACCTCCCCTCACCCCCACTTACGAAGGAGGGGAATAGAAGCTGAGAACTGA
- the thrH gene encoding bifunctional phosphoserine phosphatase/homoserine phosphotransferase ThrH: MQKPVIACLDLEGVLVPEIWINVALKTGIEELKITTREMPDYDKLMKRRLAILDEHKLTIADIQSVIDKMGPLEGAPAFVTWLRERCQVLILSDTFYQFALPLMRQLGYPTLFCNQLEIDGSGRIAAHHMRMPNQKKHSVAAFKSLNFFTMAAGDAYNDTAMLGEADAGFFFRPPDHLPKEFPNFPVTQTYSELQERFAKAGNLV, from the coding sequence ATGCAGAAACCAGTGATTGCCTGTTTGGATTTGGAAGGCGTACTCGTGCCGGAAATTTGGATCAATGTCGCCCTGAAGACCGGGATCGAAGAGCTGAAAATTACGACTCGGGAAATGCCGGACTACGACAAACTGATGAAGCGGCGACTCGCCATCCTCGACGAGCACAAATTGACCATCGCCGATATTCAGAGCGTGATCGACAAGATGGGGCCGCTGGAAGGCGCGCCCGCCTTCGTCACGTGGTTACGTGAGCGCTGCCAGGTGCTTATTCTCTCGGACACGTTCTATCAATTCGCGCTGCCGCTCATGCGCCAACTGGGTTATCCCACGCTGTTCTGCAACCAGCTCGAAATCGATGGCAGCGGCCGCATCGCAGCGCATCACATGCGGATGCCGAATCAGAAAAAACATTCCGTCGCCGCCTTCAAGTCATTGAACTTCTTCACCATGGCCGCCGGCGACGCCTATAACGACACGGCCATGCTTGGCGAAGCCGACGCCGGATTCTTTTTCAGGCCGCCCGATCACTTGCCAAAAGAGTTTCCGAACTTTCCGGTGACCCAGACGTACAGTGAACTACAGGAGCGGTTTGCGAAGGCGGGGAATCTGGTGTAG
- a CDS encoding YkgJ family cysteine cluster protein produces the protein MTERYDISLNTPAGQLTSAVEVPTGFVPVSAIVPMMRRLGEEAQALEERRSVEAGQAVSCQKGCAACCRMLVPVSAPEAFALRDYVQTLPEAEHARLAQRFAVTRTALLARGLWNNLIAMGESTAPPDDAALEPINRAYFALRLPCAFLDQDVCTIYEHRPAACRELLVTSPAEWCQDPMQHPIAALPVPVRIGPALSLLWGELTEQPPKLIPLATALDWAARHAQENQPRWQGTHILDRALDKVWRFLSQAFQPK, from the coding sequence ATGACCGAACGATACGACATTTCACTCAACACACCGGCAGGGCAACTAACCAGTGCGGTGGAGGTCCCGACCGGCTTCGTACCAGTCTCGGCGATTGTCCCGATGATGCGGAGACTGGGAGAAGAAGCCCAGGCCCTGGAAGAGCGCCGAAGCGTTGAAGCGGGACAGGCCGTTTCATGTCAAAAAGGCTGCGCCGCCTGCTGCCGCATGCTCGTCCCGGTCTCAGCCCCTGAAGCCTTTGCGCTTCGCGATTACGTGCAGACCTTGCCGGAAGCGGAACACGCCCGTCTGGCTCAACGGTTTGCCGTCACGCGGACGGCCCTGCTGGCCCGTGGACTCTGGAATAACTTGATCGCGATGGGTGAATCGACCGCCCCGCCGGACGACGCCGCGCTGGAACCGATCAATCGCGCCTACTTTGCGCTTCGCCTTCCGTGCGCCTTTCTGGATCAAGACGTCTGCACGATCTACGAACACCGCCCGGCAGCCTGTCGAGAATTGCTGGTGACCTCACCGGCCGAGTGGTGCCAGGACCCCATGCAACATCCAATTGCCGCATTGCCGGTGCCGGTGCGGATCGGACCGGCCCTGAGCCTCTTGTGGGGAGAACTGACGGAACAACCACCGAAGCTGATCCCTCTCGCGACCGCGCTGGATTGGGCCGCCCGCCACGCGCAGGAGAATCAGCCGCGCTGGCAGGGAACCCACATTCTCGATCGCGCACTCGATAAAGTCTGGCGGTTCCTGAGCCAGGCGTTTCAGCCGAAATGA
- a CDS encoding YdcF family protein gives MELTPVFFGLYKLVKYGVYPLTWIVTLAGLTMLLALRPPSLARQRWIRMSSIALIALLLILTSPLIAHLLVATLEGKHLRSGLPEPDANGTIVVLGSGIRDSGSLRPSTELTEESMRQTACGADLYHRGITPSLLVTGGDARVFGSGPTEAAVMKEWAVRLGVPAAAIIIEGQARTTYENAARTKHLLGDRASIILVTAAIHMPRAVALFRAQGFAVIPYPCGFHAKNRALDGWNTISVFDVLPAMWAFREISGAIEELAGIAVYRLAGKL, from the coding sequence ATGGAACTGACTCCCGTTTTCTTCGGCCTCTATAAGCTCGTCAAGTATGGGGTCTACCCGCTCACCTGGATCGTGACCCTCGCAGGGCTGACCATGCTGTTGGCCTTGCGGCCGCCCTCCCTCGCACGACAGCGCTGGATCCGCATGAGCTCCATCGCTCTGATTGCGCTGCTACTCATCCTCACATCCCCGCTGATCGCACACTTGCTTGTAGCCACGCTGGAAGGGAAACACCTTCGATCAGGACTTCCAGAACCAGACGCAAATGGCACCATCGTGGTGTTAGGTAGCGGCATTCGCGACTCCGGCTCGCTACGCCCCAGCACCGAACTGACGGAAGAGTCCATGCGGCAAACAGCCTGCGGCGCAGATTTATACCATCGCGGCATCACCCCATCGCTCCTCGTGACCGGCGGGGACGCCCGCGTGTTTGGCTCAGGGCCCACGGAGGCGGCCGTCATGAAAGAATGGGCCGTTCGCCTCGGAGTTCCCGCCGCGGCCATCATCATAGAAGGCCAAGCCCGGACTACCTACGAGAACGCCGCGAGAACCAAACACCTGCTCGGTGACCGTGCATCGATTATCTTAGTCACCGCTGCGATCCACATGCCAAGAGCGGTGGCGCTCTTCCGGGCCCAAGGATTCGCCGTCATCCCTTACCCCTGCGGATTTCATGCAAAAAATCGCGCCTTGGACGGATGGAATACCATTTCCGTCTTCGATGTCCTTCCCGCCATGTGGGCCTTCCGAGAAATATCGGGAGCGATCGAAGAACTCGCCGGCATCGCTGTATATAGGCTTGCGGGGAAGCTATGA
- a CDS encoding EVE domain-containing protein produces the protein MSRSRQYWLMKSEPLVFSIEDLARAPKRTTCWDGVRNYQARNFMRAMKPGDQVLFYHSNANPPAIVGIAEVAGAAYPDPTQFERSHKHFDPASDPAAPRWDMVDIRYVRTFATPISLDSLRTEKALVGMALLQKGSRLSVQPVTNGEWEYILKLATV, from the coding sequence ATGTCGCGATCACGGCAGTATTGGCTCATGAAATCCGAGCCGTTGGTATTCTCGATTGAGGATCTGGCGCGGGCTCCGAAGCGCACGACCTGTTGGGACGGCGTGCGGAACTATCAGGCCAGAAATTTCATGCGGGCGATGAAGCCGGGTGACCAGGTGTTGTTTTATCACAGCAACGCGAATCCGCCGGCCATCGTGGGGATCGCGGAAGTGGCCGGTGCGGCGTATCCTGATCCAACCCAGTTCGAGCGGAGTCACAAGCATTTTGATCCTGCCAGTGATCCCGCGGCACCGCGCTGGGACATGGTCGACATCCGCTATGTTCGAACCTTTGCTACACCGATTTCGCTCGATTCTCTGAGGACAGAGAAGGCGCTCGTCGGTATGGCGTTGTTGCAGAAGGGGTCGCGCCTGTCGGTTCAGCCGGTGACGAACGGGGAATGGGAGTACATCCTGAAGCTGGCTACGGTGTGA
- a CDS encoding ImmA/IrrE family metallo-endopeptidase: MIRIPTRVVLPFGYQIAIRQLTDTEMDKRDANADGIWDDDNRTIYIRKRLPMTRRRYILAHELGHAWLDWQHRHLDEGKART; this comes from the coding sequence ATGATACGAATCCCGACCAGAGTCGTCCTTCCCTTCGGCTATCAGATTGCAATCCGCCAACTGACGGACACTGAAATGGATAAGCGCGATGCCAACGCTGATGGCATCTGGGATGATGACAACCGGACAATATATATTCGAAAGCGCCTCCCGATGACTAGGCGCCGCTATATTCTCGCGCACGAGCTCGGACATGCCTGGCTCGACTGGCAACATCGCCATCTCGACGAAGGCAAGGCCAGGACCTGA
- a CDS encoding PSP1 domain-containing protein, translated as MPPMHQVTIDEMVKAFPQSVRLTEVKIRDRGEVKKLDAGDLHLRTGDRVLLEADGEVTYGVVYAAPYETPFIPPMRVLKPILRKANGEDAALVSRLERLSQEALTYCRAKACEMKLRLKLVEVYGALQRRQLTFVYTADDRIDFRELVRDLARRFGGRIEMRQVGVREEARRLGGLDTCGLVLCCTSFLTEVKPVTVKQARTMGLQVEDPRLLGVCGRLKCCLMFEMMDAQGAVASPVQKLITPSRPTSPARSS; from the coding sequence ATGCCGCCTATGCATCAGGTCACAATCGATGAGATGGTGAAGGCTTTTCCCCAATCGGTCCGGCTGACTGAAGTCAAGATCCGGGATCGCGGAGAGGTCAAAAAACTGGATGCCGGGGATTTGCATTTGCGGACCGGCGACCGAGTCTTGCTCGAAGCTGACGGCGAAGTGACGTACGGAGTGGTCTATGCCGCGCCGTACGAGACGCCGTTCATTCCACCGATGCGCGTGCTGAAACCGATTCTCCGCAAGGCGAACGGAGAGGATGCCGCGCTGGTCTCGCGGCTGGAGCGCTTGTCTCAAGAGGCGCTGACCTATTGCCGGGCGAAGGCCTGCGAGATGAAGCTTCGGCTGAAGCTGGTGGAGGTCTATGGCGCCCTCCAGCGCCGGCAGTTGACCTTTGTGTATACCGCAGATGATCGCATCGATTTCCGTGAGCTCGTGCGTGACCTGGCCAGGCGCTTTGGCGGTCGGATCGAGATGCGCCAAGTTGGGGTGCGTGAAGAGGCGAGAAGGCTCGGTGGACTCGATACCTGCGGCCTGGTGCTCTGCTGCACCAGTTTTCTGACAGAGGTGAAGCCCGTCACCGTGAAGCAAGCCAGAACGATGGGGCTGCAAGTCGAAGATCCTCGGCTGCTCGGCGTCTGTGGACGATTGAAGTGCTGTCTCATGTTCGAAATGATGGACGCGCAGGGTGCGGTGGCGTCGCCCGTTCAGAAACTCATCACGCCCTCACGGCCGACCTCGCCAGCCCGATCTTCCTAA
- a CDS encoding DUF1264 domain-containing protein → MKKGLLVLIAVTAIGCAGVAPQKAMSGEPKSPVEGFDIHVQAPHLMPNGEPGGPFHHYCKGISDKILQCLLFDSTDPKAKLVAIEYFVSKDLTRKLPAIQWHRHFHDHKVEIATGRVQILDMPADQAAKVAEVAAGTDGVIYHLWQHGQEFPDGSVSFPQSLGHSFPGHSDK, encoded by the coding sequence ATGAAAAAAGGACTGTTAGTTCTGATCGCGGTGACAGCTATTGGCTGTGCCGGAGTGGCGCCCCAGAAGGCGATGAGCGGAGAGCCGAAATCACCGGTTGAAGGGTTCGACATCCACGTGCAGGCTCCTCACTTGATGCCCAACGGAGAACCCGGTGGACCGTTCCATCACTATTGCAAGGGAATCTCCGATAAGATTCTCCAATGTCTTCTATTCGACTCCACGGATCCCAAGGCCAAGCTCGTCGCGATTGAGTATTTCGTTTCAAAAGACCTGACTCGAAAGTTGCCTGCCATTCAGTGGCACCGGCATTTCCACGATCACAAGGTCGAGATTGCCACGGGCCGCGTCCAGATTCTTGACATGCCAGCCGATCAAGCCGCGAAAGTGGCGGAAGTCGCCGCCGGGACCGATGGCGTGATCTACCACTTGTGGCAGCACGGACAGGAATTTCCGGACGGCTCGGTGAGCTTCCCGCAGTCACTCGGGCACAGCTTCCCCGGTCATTCTGACAAGTAG
- a CDS encoding c-type cytochrome, giving the protein MMMPCYRYWVLLGLFIMVMIGQGPIVASATESAVLKPRVPADKIDEARTWSNPFEATPENINKGQALFHGKAFCVTCHGKDGKGLGDIPGLVGKLPRNFTDKIWQAARTDGELIWILKNGSPGTDMASFVPLVLTEEEAWHVLLYVRSFGQP; this is encoded by the coding sequence ATGATGATGCCGTGTTATCGGTATTGGGTGCTGCTGGGCCTGTTTATCATGGTCATGATCGGACAAGGCCCTATCGTGGCGTCTGCGACTGAATCGGCAGTACTCAAACCCCGTGTCCCGGCCGACAAAATTGATGAAGCGAGGACCTGGTCCAACCCGTTCGAGGCGACGCCCGAGAATATCAACAAGGGACAGGCCCTGTTTCATGGCAAGGCGTTTTGTGTGACCTGTCATGGGAAAGACGGCAAGGGGTTGGGCGATATTCCGGGGCTCGTCGGAAAACTCCCGCGGAATTTCACCGACAAGATTTGGCAGGCTGCTCGTACGGACGGTGAGCTCATCTGGATTCTCAAGAATGGGAGTCCGGGTACCGATATGGCCTCATTTGTTCCGCTGGTTCTTACCGAAGAAGAAGCCTGGCATGTCCTGCTCTACGTGCGATCCTTCGGACAGCCGTAG
- a CDS encoding YkgJ family cysteine cluster protein, protein MSNRPTPPTRPSSLSDKTSHWFERAAAALLGQLPCRQGCCHCCIGTFPVTILDRQHLQEGLVRLPDTQRRAIQQKAQDQVATIESQFPNLTSSPLLDGWPDHLTEQVAEQFQDMPCPALSADGHCEVYAFRPLTCRSMGIPPEQDGCVEGACDIQTAVPIIRLSPPFREEEDRLAGEESQQLTTLRLKLQCPGEELLLPYAFLPQEALLPPSRSA, encoded by the coding sequence GTGTCGAACAGACCGACACCGCCGACCAGGCCCTCTTCACTTTCCGACAAAACCTCGCACTGGTTCGAGCGGGCTGCGGCAGCCCTCTTAGGACAGCTGCCCTGTCGTCAGGGCTGTTGCCATTGCTGCATCGGCACGTTTCCCGTCACGATCCTCGATCGACAACATCTCCAAGAAGGACTCGTCCGTCTTCCGGACACGCAACGCCGGGCCATCCAACAGAAGGCTCAAGATCAGGTAGCGACTATCGAAAGCCAATTCCCAAACCTGACCAGCTCACCACTGCTGGACGGTTGGCCCGACCACCTCACCGAGCAAGTGGCCGAGCAATTCCAAGACATGCCCTGCCCCGCACTCAGCGCAGACGGACATTGCGAGGTCTATGCCTTTCGGCCGCTCACCTGTCGCTCCATGGGCATCCCGCCGGAGCAAGACGGATGCGTCGAAGGCGCCTGCGACATTCAAACTGCCGTCCCAATCATTCGCCTGTCCCCTCCATTTCGAGAAGAAGAAGACCGCCTGGCAGGAGAAGAGTCCCAACAATTGACGACGCTCCGCCTGAAACTGCAATGCCCGGGCGAGGAACTCCTGCTCCCCTATGCCTTCCTCCCCCAAGAAGCCCTTCTGCCTCCTTCACGCTCCGCCTAG
- a CDS encoding HU family DNA-binding protein, with translation MAKSMTKSQIADYMAQKAGLTKKAAVQMMDDFAALAYREAKNVFTVPGIGKLVLANRKARMGRNPQTGEPIKIPAKRVVKFRVAKVAKDAILGKK, from the coding sequence ATGGCAAAATCAATGACGAAGTCGCAGATTGCCGACTACATGGCCCAAAAAGCAGGTTTGACCAAGAAGGCCGCTGTCCAGATGATGGACGATTTCGCCGCCTTGGCCTATCGTGAAGCGAAGAATGTCTTCACGGTACCCGGTATCGGCAAGTTGGTGTTGGCGAACCGCAAAGCCCGGATGGGCCGGAATCCGCAGACCGGTGAGCCGATCAAGATCCCGGCCAAGCGAGTGGTCAAGTTCCGCGTCGCGAAGGTGGCCAAGGACGCAATCCTCGGAAAGAAGTAA
- a CDS encoding MoaD/ThiS family protein gives MVTITLTGQLQTADGERDMACEIPTSLTVRQVIQRQGFQLRHLLQLLREKKVLVTINKRIASEDSLVQDGDAIRLVGHDGMGGSGLAPSHS, from the coding sequence ATGGTGACCATTACTCTGACCGGTCAACTACAAACCGCCGACGGCGAGCGAGACATGGCCTGCGAGATTCCGACGTCACTCACCGTCCGTCAGGTTATTCAACGCCAAGGCTTTCAACTCCGCCATTTACTGCAACTGCTGCGGGAAAAGAAAGTGCTGGTCACAATTAACAAACGCATCGCGAGTGAAGACTCGCTCGTGCAAGATGGCGACGCCATTAGACTGGTTGGCCACGACGGCATGGGCGGGAGCGGCCTGGCCCCCTCGCATTCCTGA
- the rfbC gene encoding dTDP-4-dehydrorhamnose 3,5-epimerase: MQVSATPLEGLLVIETKLWRDARGAFVETYHQERYREAGIGATFVQDNFSWSHANVLRGLHYQLSRPQGKLVMVVEGRVFDVAVDIRAGSPTFGQWHGVELSAENGRQLYIPSGYAHGFCVLSERAGFMYRCTDYYIPSDERGIRWNDPQLAIDWPAVNPVVSQKDQAYKTLAEMQLELPQWIAA, from the coding sequence ATGCAGGTTAGCGCGACGCCGTTGGAAGGTCTGCTGGTGATCGAGACGAAGCTCTGGCGCGATGCGCGCGGGGCTTTCGTGGAGACGTATCATCAGGAGCGCTATCGAGAGGCGGGCATCGGGGCGACATTTGTGCAGGACAATTTTTCCTGGTCGCACGCGAATGTATTGCGGGGGTTGCACTATCAGCTCAGTCGTCCCCAAGGAAAGCTGGTGATGGTGGTAGAGGGGCGGGTGTTCGATGTGGCGGTCGACATTCGAGCGGGATCGCCGACGTTCGGACAATGGCATGGGGTCGAACTGTCGGCTGAAAACGGGCGACAGCTCTATATTCCTTCAGGCTATGCGCATGGGTTTTGCGTGTTGAGCGAGCGGGCCGGATTCATGTATCGGTGTACGGACTACTATATTCCGTCGGATGAACGGGGCATTCGTTGGAACGATCCGCAGCTGGCCATCGACTGGCCGGCCGTGAATCCTGTGGTATCCCAGAAAGATCAAGCCTACAAGACACTGGCCGAGATGCAGCTGGAGCTGCCGCAGTGGATAGCTGCGTGA
- a CDS encoding rubrerythrin family protein, producing the protein MGKSLKGTKSHENLKGAFAGESQANRRYLYFARRADIEGYPDVGGLFRDTSEAETGHAFGHLDFLKEVGDPVTGVPIGNTEDNLKSAIEGETYEYTQMYPGMAKTARDEGFAELAEWFETLAKAERSHANRFQKGLDGLKPV; encoded by the coding sequence ATGGGGAAGAGTTTAAAGGGAACCAAGAGCCACGAAAATTTGAAGGGCGCATTTGCCGGCGAATCGCAGGCCAATCGTCGCTATCTTTATTTTGCGCGCCGTGCCGATATCGAAGGCTATCCGGATGTGGGCGGGTTGTTCCGCGATACGTCGGAGGCCGAGACCGGCCATGCGTTCGGCCATCTGGACTTCTTGAAGGAAGTCGGGGATCCGGTCACTGGAGTGCCGATCGGCAATACCGAAGACAATCTCAAGTCGGCGATCGAAGGGGAAACCTACGAGTACACCCAGATGTATCCCGGGATGGCCAAGACCGCGCGGGATGAAGGATTTGCCGAGCTGGCCGAGTGGTTCGAGACGTTGGCCAAGGCCGAGCGCTCGCATGCCAACCGGTTCCAGAAGGGGCTCGACGGCTTGAAGCCGGTCTAA
- a CDS encoding heterodisulfide reductase-related iron-sulfur binding cluster, producing MKGLSLIQPVDPAQLAKDTLRVYEICDGCRRCFNLCPSFSTLLDGIDRHDGQVEQVMSAEHQQVVDECYYCKLCYNHCPYTPPHQYALDFPKLMVLWKQRYAVERGVRWRDWLLIQTDFIGRLSTISARLSNWALGLKSVRRVMEIVVGVHRDRKIMHFSTETFPRWFQRRPQPAPAKAPQKKVALFASCLVNYQASDVGKATVQVLEKNGVHVVVPEQQCCGMPSFDIGDTGAMQKAAQANLRSLLPWVEQGYDVVVPVPSCSLMLKREYPELLGGDAPQKVSSKTFDVCEYLMKLKREGVLATDFVNKPGRVAYQIPCHLRDQNIGFKSKELMECAGAQVEVIEKCSGHDGSWSAKTEFFPLSMIVAKKAVQAIEQVPADLVASDCPLAGLQLDQAGAPAHVGGKATKHPIQIVRDAYGLSS from the coding sequence GTGAAAGGCTTAAGTCTGATTCAGCCGGTCGATCCCGCGCAATTGGCGAAGGATACGTTGCGCGTCTATGAGATTTGCGACGGATGCCGCCGCTGCTTCAATTTGTGTCCGTCCTTTAGCACGCTTCTAGACGGAATTGATCGGCACGACGGCCAGGTAGAGCAGGTGATGTCGGCCGAGCATCAGCAGGTGGTGGACGAGTGTTACTACTGCAAGCTCTGTTACAACCACTGTCCCTATACGCCGCCGCACCAGTATGCGTTGGATTTCCCCAAGCTTATGGTGTTGTGGAAGCAGCGGTATGCTGTTGAACGGGGGGTGCGCTGGCGGGATTGGCTGTTGATCCAGACCGATTTCATCGGGCGACTCTCGACGATCTCTGCCCGGCTGTCCAATTGGGCATTGGGACTGAAGAGCGTGCGCCGGGTGATGGAGATTGTGGTGGGAGTCCATCGCGATCGGAAGATCATGCATTTCTCCACCGAGACATTCCCGCGATGGTTTCAGCGCCGCCCGCAACCGGCGCCGGCGAAAGCGCCTCAGAAGAAAGTGGCGCTGTTCGCCAGTTGCCTGGTGAACTACCAGGCGTCGGATGTCGGGAAGGCGACGGTGCAGGTCTTGGAAAAGAATGGCGTTCACGTGGTGGTGCCTGAGCAGCAATGTTGCGGGATGCCCTCGTTCGATATCGGAGATACCGGCGCCATGCAGAAAGCCGCCCAGGCGAACCTTCGCTCTCTGCTGCCCTGGGTCGAGCAGGGGTATGATGTTGTGGTGCCCGTGCCGAGTTGCAGTTTGATGCTCAAACGGGAGTATCCAGAATTGCTCGGCGGCGACGCGCCACAAAAAGTGAGTTCAAAGACGTTCGATGTCTGCGAGTATCTGATGAAGCTCAAGCGGGAAGGCGTGCTCGCCACTGATTTTGTGAACAAGCCAGGCCGGGTGGCGTATCAGATCCCTTGCCATCTCCGCGATCAGAATATCGGTTTCAAATCAAAAGAGTTGATGGAGTGTGCCGGGGCGCAGGTCGAGGTCATCGAAAAATGCTCCGGCCATGACGGATCCTGGTCGGCTAAAACGGAATTTTTCCCGCTCTCGATGATCGTTGCCAAGAAAGCGGTGCAGGCCATCGAGCAGGTGCCGGCCGATCTCGTGGCGTCCGACTGTCCGTTGGCCGGTCTTCAGCTGGATCAGGCCGGAGCGCCGGCGCATGTGGGCGGGAAAGCGACGAAGCATCCGATACAGATTGTCCGCGATGCTTATGGGTTGTCGTCATGA
- a CDS encoding DUF3501 family protein, with protein sequence MNALMFSDILPYADYERQREGYRARIIELKKRRRISIGPLITLVFENRETLLFQIQEMVRVEQIFDPAKVQEELDVYSALLPTVGELSATLLIEITDDARMKEWLDAFMGLDHGQKVALTVGSERLYAEFEGGHSHETKISAVHFVRFQVPPSVKDLLADLRVPVMLSVHHGVYQADAPVPGSMREEWLKDLTVR encoded by the coding sequence ATGAATGCGTTGATGTTCAGCGATATTCTTCCCTATGCCGACTACGAGCGGCAACGCGAAGGGTATCGTGCCCGCATCATCGAATTGAAGAAACGCCGCCGGATCTCAATCGGACCGCTGATCACGCTGGTGTTCGAAAATCGGGAGACGCTGCTGTTTCAGATTCAGGAGATGGTGCGTGTCGAGCAAATCTTTGATCCGGCCAAGGTGCAAGAAGAGTTGGATGTCTACAGTGCGTTGCTTCCGACGGTAGGTGAATTGAGCGCGACGTTGTTGATCGAAATCACCGATGACGCCAGAATGAAAGAATGGCTTGATGCCTTCATGGGGCTGGATCATGGACAGAAGGTGGCTCTCACGGTTGGGAGTGAGCGTCTGTATGCCGAGTTCGAAGGCGGTCATAGCCACGAGACGAAGATCAGCGCCGTACATTTTGTCCGCTTCCAGGTGCCGCCATCGGTAAAGGATTTGCTGGCGGATTTGCGCGTGCCGGTGATGCTGTCCGTGCACCATGGCGTATATCAGGCGGACGCGCCGGTTCCCGGCAGTATGCGAGAAGAATGGTTGAAGGATCTCACAGTCCGCTGA
- a CDS encoding 6-carboxytetrahydropterin synthase, translated as MANVQLTKRIEFSSSHRYIKPEWDEAKNRAVFGPCYNAPAHGHNYMLEVTVSGEVDPQTGMVINLFDLKQVLLAVIEEFDHMNFNLDLPYFRDRIPTSENIACVLWTKLVAQSDIGTLDTIRLYEDEDLYAEVTAAGGLDVASVTRRYSFTALLDSRQGHTWDCFVSVHGAIDPITGMVTDIGALDRLVQEQVLRVLDRQDLREVLKAASISGANLAEFIWNALVSRLSSGALKNIRIIQSRDLSFDYNG; from the coding sequence ATGGCGAATGTCCAGCTGACCAAACGCATCGAGTTTTCGTCCTCTCACCGCTATATCAAGCCGGAGTGGGATGAGGCGAAGAATCGCGCCGTCTTTGGCCCCTGCTATAACGCGCCCGCCCATGGGCACAATTACATGCTCGAAGTCACCGTGTCCGGCGAAGTGGATCCCCAAACCGGCATGGTCATCAACTTATTCGATCTCAAGCAGGTGCTGCTTGCGGTGATCGAAGAGTTCGATCACATGAATTTCAATCTCGATCTGCCCTATTTCCGCGACCGGATTCCGACATCAGAAAACATCGCGTGCGTCCTCTGGACCAAACTGGTTGCTCAATCGGATATCGGCACGTTAGACACGATCCGTCTCTATGAAGATGAGGACCTTTACGCGGAGGTCACGGCGGCCGGAGGGCTGGATGTGGCCAGCGTCACTCGGCGCTACTCGTTCACGGCGTTGCTTGATAGCCGTCAGGGGCATACGTGGGATTGTTTTGTGTCGGTGCACGGCGCGATCGATCCGATTACCGGCATGGTGACGGACATCGGGGCTCTGGATCGTCTGGTGCAGGAACAGGTTCTCCGGGTACTCGATCGACAGGATCTCCGCGAGGTCCTGAAGGCGGCTTCGATCAGTGGGGCGAATCTAGCCGAGTTTATCTGGAACGCGTTGGTGTCCCGGCTCTCATCCGGGGCCTTGAAGAATATTCGGATCATACAGTCTCGCGATCTTTCCTTCGACTACAACGGGTAG